TATCATTTTGAACGTTCATTGAAGCGGTCGCACTATGAGAGTGATCGTATTCGCCGTCTCTAAATTTAAGAAGTGTGCAGGTCCACCCGTGGATTCTATTTTCGAATTTCATTTCAGCAGTATCATAAAAGGGCCTAGCTATCATCAAAGCAATCTTCAATATTCTCTCGTCATCACTACAACAGCCACTTCATCTCAGTGATAAGTATTTCCATCGTTTTATGCATTTTGATGTCGTTGGGTCTATAATCATACTCTTTTGCTCTTTACATACATCAGCAGAGCCGTACAGTGCAGTAGCACGCATTTGTTTGAGACCGAACGGTGCTCGTTCGCATTGTTACATTCATAGCATGTCGTATTGATCCGCATGAAAGCGGAGTTGGACTCGTTGTCTAACAGCAGAAAGAACGACACGCTTTGTAACTTGGGTACATGGTGCATAGTGTCGAGTGACTTCCCTTCCCAGATAGCACACATACATGTGGCCGACGTCGGCCCCAGAGCGGAACGTCGGCCTCATATCTGTAACATCTAATAAGGATCGGCCAGGCATAGGCACGTATCTTCAGTCAGAGCTCTATTTCCAGCTCGTCGGCTTTGGGTCGGATCACGACTGCAGGCCGATATGCCGCGCTTTTCTGTTTGCGCATGACCATCTCTGCAACCGACGAGAGAAATGGTGACTCCGGCAACATCTGTGGTTTTCAGGTAAGTTTTCACTTTAAGTAAATTAGAAAAATCTTTTTATAATTCTGTGACACTTAAAAGTTACTAAGGCACTCGGTTTACTACAGGCAGTTTGTAATCTCAAGTTCTCGGAGGCGAAGGGAAGATGAGCAGCAGAATGCTAGGTCAGCCCAGCTTGTTTAGTTCAGAAAAGTTTTTGTAAGTAGCCAAATTATTTGAACATATCTCATCCTCTGCAAAATAAACGGATCAGGTCATAAATCGGTAATGGTAGATGTTTAAATACTGCGTGACTTTTACGTGCTTTAATGGGCGGGTGCTTTGAACGTTCAAACACTTGAGAAGTTAACGTTACCATGTTAACGGTGCACCGCAGTAACGGACAAGCTGCAAAATTTCCGTCTCTCGCTGTTGCTTTCTCTGCTTTCGGGTGAGTTTAGTCCCTAAAATcacataaataatataaaactgttCTGGATATGTTTCTTACCTGTAATTGACACACTTCTGTCGAATATTTACTTTATtgaaatagtttatttttttcgaaaaaGTTCGTTAGCATAACCGTTTTCAGAACTGTTTGGCTAATATACTGAGCTCTTATGAAAGTTTGCGTTTTTAATCACATCTATGTTCAGAAGAGAGGCTTTTTGTTAAGGTTTTTTTGGTAATCTGTCAATGGGTAATTGGAAGTGAGCTAATTTGCTGTACTGACATCCCTTACAGGAAGCGTGAAAATCAAATGAAACGAAATGAAATGATCTTTCATGGTAAACAAATTACCTGGAttacatttaatgtttaataacattttttcttCAATCACATTGAAGAAAAAATGTTCTGTGATTTCAGGAGTGAACAAATCAACAACACCGGAGGGGGAAGAGCTGCTGACAGGAGTAACGTTTACTTTAGGAAACTCAGGTGAGCTCATTAAATAACTTCATATGCATTTTTTCCtcaaagggtaacactttagtatggggaacaattctcactttaaactagttgcttattatattggcatattggctgtttattattacttataaagcagatatcaatgccttattctgcatgaccttattctacaacATCCCTAAATCCTACCTGATATCCACCCTTAAACGCTATAACTACCTTACTGTCTATTAGTAAGCAGTATATTAAGAGTTTGAAGCAAAAGTTAATAGTAAATATGTTTCCCATTCCAAAGTGTTGCCTCACAAAATATTTTACCTATATCACCATGCATgttattttcttttgcaaaattatttttttaatattacagtttGTAAGGTTCTGACACTGACATCTTTTTTGagttatttatttgtgtgtattttttacTGATACATtcttaaatacattttactaAATATTTGGTAACAACACTTTACAAGACGTTTCATTTGTTacacattagttaatgtattaactaacatgaactaactatgagcaatacatttgttgctgtatttactaatctttgttaatgttagttaatgaaaatatagatgttcattgttagttcatgttagttcacagtgcattaactaatgttaacaagattttaataatgtattagtatctaatgttaactaatggacCTTATTGAAAACTGTTACCAAATACTTAAATACTTTAATGGcattaaagttatttttcacataaatcTGGTCAGCTTACACACTGCTCATACTCAGCCTCTAAAATGTTTGAATTAAATCACCAATACAATATCAGGGGATAAAGATGTCATTAGGGTTCTTACAATTATGGCTGTGCTCTTGATCAGATGAGATGTGATCCCCAGCGTTTGGCACTGAGATTCTTCAGGACGTGGCCTTGATGCCATGAAGATGGTGAGTTTCCCCAATAGCTGTCACTACCCAGATCAAGAGACTGATCACAACTTCAATCTGTATTAGTCTATTTTGATAGGTATATATGTTATGTGTCTTAAGAACTGTTTGGCTAATATACTGAGCTCTTATGAAAGTTTGCGTTTTTAATCACATCTATGTTCAGAAGAGAGGCTTTTTGTTAAGGTTTTTTTGGTAATCTGTCAATGGGTAATTGGAAGTGAGCTAATTTGCTGTACTGACATCCCTTACAGGAAGCGTGAAAATCAAATGAAACGAAATGAAATGATCTTTCATGGTAAACAAATTACCTGGAttacatttaatgtttaataacattttttcttCAATCACATTGAAGAAAAAATGTTCTGTGATTTCAGGAGTGAACAAATCAACAACACCGGAGGGGGAAGAGCTGCTGACAGGAGTAACGTTTACTTTAGGAAACTCAGGTGAGCTCATTAAATAACTTCATATGCATTTTTTCCtcaaagggtaacactttagtatggggaacaattctcactttaaactagttgcttattatattggcatattggctgtttattattacttataaagcagatatcaatgccttattctgcatgaccttattctacaacATCCCTAAATCCTACCTGATATCCACCCTTAAACGCTATAACTACCTTACTGTCTATTAGTAAGCAGTATATTAAGAGTTTGAAGCAAAAGTTAATAGTAAATATGTTTCCCATTCCAAAGTGTTGCCTCACAAAATATTTTACCTATATCACCATGCATgttattttcttttgcaaaattatttttttaatattacagtttGTAAGGTTCTGACACTGACATCTTTTTTGagttatttatttgtgtgtattttttacTGATACATtcttaaatacattttactaAATATTTGGTAACAACACTTTACAAGACGTTTCATTTGTTacacattagttaatgtattaactaacatgaactaactatgagcaatacatttgttgctgtatttactaatctttgttaatgttagttaatgaaaatatagatgttcattgttagttcatgttagttcacagtgcattaactaatgttaacaagattttaataatgtattagtatctaatgttaactaatggacCTTATTGAAAACTGTTACCAAATACTTAAATACTTTAATGGcattaaagttatttttcacataaatcTGGTCAGCTTACACACTGCTCATACTCAGCCTCTAAAATGTTTGAATTAAATCACCAATACAATATCAGGGGATAAAGATGTCATTAGGGTTCTTACAATTATGGCTGTGCTCTTGATCAGATGAGATGTGATCCCCAGCGTTTGGCACTGAGATTCTTCAGGACGTGGCCTTGATGCCATGAAGATGGTGAGTTCCCCAATAGCTGTCACTACCCAGATCAGAGACTGATCACAACTTCAATCTGTATTAGTCTATTTGATAGGTATATATGttatgtgtcttttcttttcattaCAGCCATCACTGACAGGCTTTCCTGTGTAACATcatatttatccaaatgaggtttgtaaatgcatgaattctttatacacagtaaaatcGGCAGTGTTAATTAGGCAGTGTTACTCTACATTTACTCTTAAGGAGTTAACTTAACAACAAATAGTGAAAGATACCCTCTAGTGTTGGTGAAAATTATCAGAGTTAATTCTGCCTCGTTAACTTTACTCTGTTAAGCTCCGCCCCTCAAGCTAACGTCAAGGATTTGAACAGAAGTTTCTGGTCGTCGTCGCAACCGCCATTTTCTTTCACCTCGCACCAAAAGGTAAGCTCTTTTAAGTAACGTATTAAAACATCACTTTTGAATAAATGTGCTAATATTACAGCATACATGTAGGTTGTAATTTGATGAACTTTGTCCAATTCGGTAGGGTCAAACTCCGAATAGAACTTGCAACTTCGCAGTATGGTGGAGAATTAACTTTTTGTCACAGTGTAATGATGAATCTTAAATTATGTCAATGATcgtatttaatttgtatttctGTTGTAGTTAGCTTTGTTATATCCTGCTAATTAAGTTGGctttgaaaaagccaacttactgatctactatttaagcttattattattattcttcttcttagACTAAAATTTCTAATTGCTACTCCTCCTAGTCTGTTCAAGCtacaaccaccaaactcggcccagaccttcagactgttctgacttacggttttcctaaaaatgctgattaaaacttggaaaaatcccattgactttcattgaactGCCTTGGCTGATCTGAACATTCcgtccaactgtcaaaattcaaattaaaacaCACAGACTCAATTAAACTGCCATTCCTATTTCCAAGCCAtttaaactcattcaaactcattcaatctatctatctgactatttctatctatctgactatttctatctatctattaaactaaatctatctatcttctatctatctatctattaaactaaatctatctatctattaaactaaatctatctatctatcttctatctatgtatctatctatcaaactaaatctatctgactatttctatctatctatctatcaaactaaatctatctatctatctatctatctattaaactaaatctatcttctatctatctatctatctatctatctatctatctatctatctatctatctatctatctattaaactaaatctatctactatctatctatctatctatctatctgactatttctatctatctattaaactaaatctatctatcttctatctatctatctattaaactaaatctatctatcttctatctatctatctattaaactaaatctatctatctatcttctatctatctatctattaaactaaatctatctatcttctatctatctatctgactatttctatctatctgactatttctatctatctatctattaaactaaatctatctatcttctatctatctatctattaaactaaatctatctatcttctatctatctatctgactatttctatctatctgactatttctatctatctattaaactaaatctatctatctgactatttctatctatctatctattaaactaaatatatctatctatctgactatttctatctatctatctattaaactaaatctatctatcttctatctatctatctatctaaggTGCTGCTGATTAACACTTACGAGGAGTACAGTGTAAGTGCAGCTCCAGCCATGGACATCGGTGCTGAAAAGCTCCCTATCTCATGAAACTCAAAAGCATTATGTGTATATCTAAGTAATGATCAGTTGAGGGATGAAATTGATGAGCTTAGTGAGGTATGAGGGTTTCACGTAGTGATGGTAAGGCGTCGCAGTTGTTCAAAATTGGCTGTGAAATCCCTGATGTTAATACACTTTATTCTCATTGGTCAGATTCTGCGATGACAAGGATGACGTGTTATATGTTTTTCTTTGACAACTTCCTGTATTTATCTTGataaaaatctatctatctatctatctatctatctatctatctattaaactactaaactaaaacttaaacttcaaacttcaaacttttaaaactgtttcaaactttctggctaggctttttcaagccaacttaaagtttgtctcgaCGAACTTTTTTATCTTTTGTATATTGTTAGTTGTAAACGTCAAATTATCCAACGTCACAGTGGAGCATTAACAGTTAAGGTTAGCCGCTAAGTTTTTCATTAACATTAGATAGTCGAAATTGCAGTGTTCATATTCAAAGACTTAGTTAAAAGTGATGACTATGCAAACTATTGCAACAATTTCGGTATCTAACCTTTTTCCACTGTCATGTGTGTAAAACTAGGTCACCTAAGGTTAGGCCTACAGAACATGCTGCTTAAGGTGAAACTTGGGGATGCTCAGAAATTTGTTAAAATAACCGAGCTGAACCTGAAGGAGTTTTTGTCTgctggtaagaaaaaaataatactttttaactttttagtattttattttaggtttaaaaatcatatttcaatTACTTGTTTGTTATTACAGTTGCATTTGTGACTGAAAATAGATGTGTGCGAACTGTAAAATTTATTTTGGAGCACCTGtacgaataaaaaaaaatccctgcgATCAGTTTTCTTGAATGTAATATCATAAAATGTCTTCAATACCTTAAATGGCATAACAAACGTCTTAATAGTCATTTTAAGGCGACTTATATTTTGGGAATGGAAAGATAAGCCATAAATTGCGTTACTGCCTAATGTGAATATTAAACTTCTAAAGGCTATTTGATTGCATTAAATCAATGTGAGCACTTAACGTTTAAAAGCCTGAACGCGGCGCTGTTGTGCGTTCGACATGCTGGCTCAGCATGCTCAGAATTAGTTATCAATCAATGacgcacatttatgccaagcgattgcttatGAACTAATGCTGATCAATTATAACAATGTTTACGTCACAgtgtttatattgtaatatattgtatacggttgtaagaatgcatacTTTATCTCCCTCTGAATTTGATTGAGCAACCTGCAGTAATAAAGcatagacatttcaaaataagagtcccagtGTATTTCGTGCTTGTTTATAAACAAAAGTTTGGCAGTTTGTCCAGTTTCCACGCGGTTatgtggaacgatatgagggtgagtaaataatgacacaatttgtatttttgtctgaagtaaccctttacgTTTCAccaaactaaaactgaaacaaaaatgaacaaaaactaataaaaatgactaaaacaacaacattattaaaacttctaactaaaaattaaaatgaaagcttCAAAGCAGAAATAGTTTTGCCCCTAAAGTTTCTAAATGCAACTGAGAAGCACAGGTGCTCCTTGGGGAAAAGTAAGtgtcaagccctgtatataCTGTCACATGCTGGTAACTCTGAACATCAGAGCAAATGCAAAAAGTAACTGATCaacattttaatatgtaatGCCTTTTCTCATTTAGTTGCATATCTCTTTCCAGCTTTTTTAAAGTTCGGTGTCCCAACTGTACCCGAGAATGTGATGGTTGTTGATGAATCAGGGACGGAGGTGGATGATGATGTTTTTGAGGATGTAGTTAAAGATCCATCAGTTGGAGTTCTCACCATAAAACATGGTGCAGGTTTGTATTTATTACATTACTTGCTAGAAATTTTCTTAGTGCTTATTTTTTAGGATTGTGAAGATTTTCCCCTCCCCCCCATTTATGGAACTAGACTTGGAACCTGCCTCTCCACATGCCTCTCCACCAGCCTCTCCTGTGCAGTTAAATCGGTCCCTGTCTTCATCTATTGACTCCACTGATTCACAGGACACAGTGATTATTGAAGAAAGCTCTTCAAGTAAAAGAATGAGGCTAGATCAAGAAGCTAAAAAGGTgagcatcaaaaaaaaaaaacattaaaaaaaaaaaattaagttaatgCTTTGTTCTTAAAATGCCATATtcatgctttgttttgttttgtttatttatttatttatttttttattattatgaagtTGGTAGAATCCATTCTTGTCCAGAAACCTGGTGGGGAGCATGTAATAAATGAATACAACCGAACTAAAACTTTGGGGGATGAAACGAGAAGGAAAATGGTGAACATCCTGGCAGCTGACATGACAGAAAAGAATGGGTAATCTGCATATCATTAACTGGTGTATATATGATCTCTCAGTGTAGTTCTATCACCTTTTGCTTTTTGAACCTGGGCTAAAGagaagtggatttttttttttttttaattatacagTACATCACCACCACGGCAGGTTAAAGAAAAATACGCCAGAGGAATTGTGGCTTTGTTCCCTTACCTCAGTGACCCCTTCTCCAAAAATGGCTATGTAAGTATCACACTGTTTTTGAATTTAATTTCTGTGTTGACGTCTTAAATGCTGATCACACACCCATAATACAGGTGGTGAATTTTgctatttatttaactttttttttttttttttttttttttttccctctttctgtatttttgtcttTCTAAGGAGCATTACTATGATAGTGAGAGTGGCACTGGGTACTTGGCGTGGCGAATCAAGACTATACAGAGAGGCTTGGCTAAAGAACGACGAGCATCATTTGAAGGTACAGAATGAAATCGCCTGGTTTATTCGTTATTTTTCATAGCTCATTGTGCCATATTTCACAGCAGTTTTGTTGCTACTGAGTTGCCTTTAAGttgtagttcacccaaaaatgaaaattttatgtttatttgcttagtcccagagcatccaagatgtaggtgactttgtttcttcagtagaacacaaatgatgatttttaactccaaccgctgccgtctgtcagtcaaataatgcattgaaatggtaacacaatctataagagtaaaaaaaacatgcacagacaaatccaaagtaaactctgcggctcgtgatgacacactgatgtcctaagacacgaaacgatcagtttgtgtgagaaactgaacggtatttatatcattttttaagctctaaaacaccactatgtccacaaaccgatcgtttcccattgacacacattatacgactgacagaccgtaacggttggagttaaaaatcatcatttgtgttcgactgaagaaacaaagtcacctacatcttggatgccctgggggtaagcagataaacatcaaattttcatttttgggtgaactatccctttaactgaggcatttttatttataaaaagatgAGCTTCCCCTTTTGTTTAAGTATTAACCGCATATGGCATTCTCTAAGCAGTTTTGAAGCTAGTAAGATGCTTTATTCATCAGGACAAGGATCACCTTCTGAGGGGATGTCTGGTGGACCAACTGTAAGACGGGAGTCAGAGTTTACTCCAGAGATTGTCTTGAGTGAGGATGAATGCAAGGAAGCAATTGCGTTTATGAAACATTCTGCTGATGAGGACACAGTCAAGAAGAAGATGGAAATTGACATTTGACTATCGCCGCAAATTGGTTCTGGACCCTATGCAGTCAAGCGATATATTGACAGTCTTTCCACGTTTCAAAGACGTTAAAGGCTTGGTAAAGTGTTTATGATCATTTTTAAGGatttaaataatgcattattgtTGTCTAAAATAAGTTTGTTCAGTGCTTGCAGGggtttatatttaataataattccttTTCTTAGATTGAGCAAGACTTTGTTCTGATGTTTGGAGAAGAAGTGTCAGGCAAGCTACTGGAGAAGTGGACAACTGCATTCAAGAAAAAAGTGATTCAGCAGTCCAGAAAGCTTCCAACCACCAGTGATGTAGAAGAACTCCTGCTAGCAGCTCAATTTCCTGATGACTCAGAAGAGGGTGTTAATTTTGGTAAGATGTTTcagattaatttaatattactaattttaataatgtttatgtaagATTTTATGGAACATAAGGGGGAAATATTTAGTTCCCAttcattttttcatatttatttagtttcagttttcattATTGACGTTTTACTAACATATACTGTCTAAACAGTTTGGGACTCTGACCTCTCTTCTATACTACTGCTGTTGCATCTGATCCCACCTTCTGCCCAAGGCCGAAAGAGACCAGGAAAGGTGTCTGCCTCTCAAGCAGAGAAACATCTTGTTGTCTTTAAGaaggtttgttttagttttttttttcgttgTAATTTTCTATTGTTTAACATATCAGTGATGGTTTTGTACAATTTGCTTTGTCTTCTCAGAGTGGAACAAACATTGAGGAGCATCTTTGAAACATCACTGCTAGTGCTCAGCCTTATCTCCTGGCCGTGGGACCTCAGAAGAATGCAGTTCACCAGTTCTTCATCGTTCTCGATCAGCATGCCATTCCATGCAAGTCGACCTCTTCTCTTGGTGCCTTTGACGAACTGTTTAAGGCACACTTTGTGTTTGGCACATCTTACAATACTATGCTACACAACATGTACACTTTTATTCAGACCACTGTGTACAACATAGATGTTGGCAAAGTGAAAGAGAGTCCTCGTGTTGCTGAGGTCAGAGCAAGGTTGCTTAGCTAGGTCCCTTAAGATTTTCTGTCCTCATGAAGTGTTATGTTTGTCAGGCTGAGTTAAATGGTTCAAAAATACTTCTTAGGCACTTCAGATTAGTTCATGGTTTAGTTCCTGGAAAGAATCTTCACCTTAAGTGTATAGAGTCAGGTTGTGGTTCTGTGTTTGGTACTTTTTCAGGTTTTCGGAAACATGTGCACACAAAACATGCTGAGCAAAATGTCAGTGAGCAGAATTTTGACACCACTGATAGCCAGGAGACTGCCAAGGCAGATGGACAAAGTAATGCTGAAGTACTTGATCAGATTGGCAGTGCTGAAGAGGTGGCCACTACATCTGAACTGTTAAAGTCAAATAAGAGCACTTTCGATATGTGTGCATCTGCTGTTGCACAACTAAAAGTTGCTGGTTTAAGTCAGTCTGCTATAAGTGGTTTTGTTTCATCTAtggaagaaatgttttttgagattCATAGTCAGGTCCAGGATGCAGCTTTGCTCTGTTTGTCTTCACAGGACACTGCTACTAAAAGAAAGATAGAAAATTCATTTCAAAACTTGGAAAATCCATTTACTATGTTAAATTCTGAAGCCAAACGAAAGAGACTCTTTACGGAAAAATGGGGAATTGTTGAACCAAGCGAAATAGTGCTTGGCACAAGATTTGACAGCAGGAGAAATAAAACCACAGGTTTGTTCGATCAAGTTGTTGTAACTGATAAATTTGCTTATATTCCCATTttagaaacattaaaggcaattTTACAAAATCCGCTACTTATTGATTTGTTTAAACCCAGGCATGTTCCAAAGGAAGGCATTTATGTTGACTTAAGTGATGCGGcttattttaaaagtaatccCCTATTTTATACAGAAAATGATGCCTTACAAATTCAGTTATTTTATGACGATTTTGAGACCGCTAATCCTTTGGGATCCAAAAAAGGTATACACAAATTAGGTGCAATCTATTTTACATTAAGGAATTTCCCCCCAGTTTTTAACTCCTCATTGGTGAATATTCATCTGTGTGCCCTCTTTCATGCACAGGATATTAGGCGCTATGGTTTTAATTCTATACTTGAGCCTCTAGTAAATGATTTGAAAGTGCTTGAGATTGAAGGGGTTAAGAATCCAGTGTCTGGAAATTGTATTAGGGGTACATTTATTCAAGTCACTGGGGATAATCTTGGCTTGCATAGCTTGTTTGGGTTTCTTGAGTCATTTGGGGCTCAATATAGCTGTCGTTTCTGTCTTCTTGAGAAACATCACTTTCAGTCAGTGTTCTGTGAAGACAACCCTGAGGTTGTACTAAGAACAGCTGAGATGCATGCTCTGCACtgtgaaactttaaaaactgaTTGTACACTACCTCATGTTTATGGTGTCAAACGTACGTGTTTGTTGAATTCACTCAAGTATTTCAACACAGCCAATAATTTCGCTGTGGATATAATGCACGACATTCTAGAAGGAGTTGCTCAGCTAGAGGTAAAACTTGTTCTGCAGTACATTCAGCATAATTTTCTGAGCACT
Above is a genomic segment from Megalobrama amblycephala isolate DHTTF-2021 linkage group LG14, ASM1881202v1, whole genome shotgun sequence containing:
- the LOC125244387 gene encoding uncharacterized protein LOC125244387 — its product is MLLKVKLGDAQKFVKITELNLKEFLSAAFLKFGVPTVPENVMVVDESGTEVDDDVFEDVVKDPSVGVLTIKHGADLEPASPHASPPASPVQLNRSLSSSIDSTDSQDTVIIEESSSSKRMRLDQEAKKLVESILVQKPGGEHVINEYNRTKTLGDETRRKMVNILAADMTEKNGTSPPRQVKEKYARGIVALFPYLSDPFSKNGYEHYYDSESGTGYLAWRIKTIQRGLAKERRASFEGQGSPSEGMSGGPTVRRESEFTPEIVLSEDECKEAIAFMKHSADEDTVKKKME